GCTGATCATGACCGGGTGGTCGTCCGCGTCCTTCTTGCACAGGAAGACGGATGAATCGAGGTCGAACGCCTGGCCTTCGGCCGCATTGACCTTCCAGCCCAGGCCGATACGAACGCGCTTCAGGCCCGGCGCCGTCTTTTCGAGGTTGATGCGGTGGCCGGTTTCGAGCGTGGTCGACATGGATATTCCTTTATGAATGTGATGGGTCAGGTCGTGATTACTGCGCGCCGGGCGTTGACGCCGACGAGAAGCGCGTGATCAGTTCGCGCTCGAGTTCCTGCAGCTTCGGCAGCTCGTCCTTGCGGCGCTGCTGGCCTTCGTTCGAGATTTGCTCGAGCTTGTCGAACGCGGTCATCAGTTGCGTCTGCACGTGCTGGGCGGTTTCCAGGCTGACGATCGAGCGCTGCTTGACGCGGGCCACGGTTTCGGTGTTTTCCAGCAGCATGTCGGCCTGGGTGCGGAAGGCGGCGTCGGTCGCGTCGTAGGCAGCATTGGCCACGGCCGCGCTCTGCTTGGCTTCGAGCTGCAGCAGGTACAGCGAGAACACGTTGCGCCAGGCCGGGATCGACACGTTGACGATATCGGTGAACGTGTCGGTCAGCGCGCGCGCATTGTCTTGTGACAGCCGGATTTGCGGCACCATCTGCGTGGCCATCAGCATGGCGCGGCGCAGGTCGTCGATGCGCTTTTCGAGCCGCTCCAAGCGGCGTCGCAGTTCGGTCGCCTGCTGCGCCTCGAAGGCATTGGCCGGCGCCGCCTGCTGCGCGACCGCCTGCTGCAATTTGGCGGCCCAGGCCTCGCCCTTTTTGACGTCGGCGTCCAGGCCCTGGTAGTAGATTTCCAGGCCCTTGTACATCTCGTCGAAATCGCTGATGCGGCCGCGGTGCACGTTGGCATGGCGCGTCATTTCGGTCACCAAGGTGTCCATGCGCGATTCGACCACCTGGTACTGCGACAGCATCTTTTCCTTGACCGAGCCAAACATGCCCGTCACGCGCGCCATCAGGCCACCCGAGCGCAGCTTGGCCGGGTCGAGGCCCTTGGCGGTGGCGATCAGTTCGTTCAGTTGCGCGCCGAAGACATCGGCGTCGGATGCGCGCACGGTACCCAGCAGCTTGGCCGACACCTTGGCCACGCTGGCACCGGTGGCGCCGCCCAGGGCCTCGATGGCCTTGTCGTCAATGCCGGAGATGTCGACACGCACCAGCGGCGCCGCGCTTGCCTCGGGACGCAATGCCGGCAGCGCGTCGGTGCCGGCAGGACTGAACAAGGGCGGCAGCGACGGTGTTGCCGGCACTGCGGTTGGCACTGCGCCCGGCACTGCGGATGCTGCGTTCGCTTCTTCTTCGGCGGAGAACAGCGGCTTCATGGCAATCCTTCAGGTGTAAGGTAACGATATTGATAGCTTACCACCGGTCAAACCGGCTGAGCGAGTGTCACCTGACGACTGCGCCTGACGACGTCGTCACGATACGGATGCCATGCGTCGGCGCGCGCCCGCAACCGCTACAATCCCTCCATGAAGATGCGCAAGAAATCCGAGCTGCCCACCAAGATCTGCGCCCACTGCGCACTGCCGTTTGCCTGGCGCAAGAAGTGGGAGCGCGACTGGGAACAGGTCAAATATTGCTCGGAACGGTGCCGTCGTGCGGCGCCGCCGGGCCGGTCACCACCACATTCTGACTGACGGCCGTCCTGCGCCCGTCGCGCGCCACCACTGTCGCCGTTACCGCATACACGCCGGGCGTTGAAAAGCTGTGATTGGCGCTCGCGCTGCAGACGCTGTCCTCCTCCACGATCTTGCGCGCCGCTCCGCTACTGCCATCACCCCACGCCCACTCGACGCTGCGCGTGCCCGTTCGGTCGCCATCGACGAAGCTGACCGACGCCTGCAGCGGCACGCCGGCCTCGACCTGCGCAGGCAGGTCAAGCGGCCCCAGCGTGTGACCGCACATGCATCCCCGCTCTGGCCTCAGCAGTACCAGCCCCGCACTCGAGCCCGCGACGATCGCGCCGTTGTCACCGATCGCCAGCGCCTGGTCCAGCACGAGACCCGGTGGCGCATGGCGTAGCGCCCGGTTCAGGTCCAGCATGCCGCCTGCGGCGCTCCAGACGAAGGCGCGCATGGCACCAAGCCGGTCTTCGGCAAAACCGACGATCTGGCCCCGGGCGTTGACGGCGCGCGCGGCGGATGTGCGCCCGCCCAGCGTGCCAAGTTCGCGCATCCCGCGCTGGCGCGACCACGACATCGCCCTTTGATGCCCATCCGGATACCCGATGCTCCCGGCGATGTGCAGGCCGGGCGTCATCGTAATGACCGATGCGGAGGAACCGCGACCGGTACCAAGGTCGACCATGCCGGTGGCGCGCGTCCAGAGGAACGGCCGCGCGCCGCCATCGTCGAACGACGCGAACCGGTTGCCCGCCACCTCGCCCCCGGCCCCGACGGCCACCGGCGACGATTCGGCGCTGCCCAGCGTATCGATGTCGATGAGCCCATCCGAACGTGTCCAGACGAAAGTGCGCGTGAATTCGTCATCGATCGTCGTCACGCCGGCGACCAGGCCGGCGTCGTTGATCAAACGGCCGGACGCAGGCGCCGGAATGCCGGGCGTGATGCCCAGGTCTTCGACGCCGCTGGCAACGCCCCAGCGAAACGGATGCGCCGCATCGCCCATCGCGCCGGTGACGACGCCGTGGCTGTTGATGGCCCATCCATATGAACGACCACGGGATGGCGCGGCGCGCAGGTCGAGCATGCCGCCGCGCACGCTCCAGACGAACGCATTCTCGACGCCAGCGTCATTGAGCGAAGTGCCGGCCACCTGCCCGGCATCGTTCAGGTCGTTCACATACACGGCGCGGCCGCCCAGCGAACCCATCTCTCGTACGATCTTGCCATCGTAAAAGTAGCCATCCGTGCGATCGCCATGGATCAGCGAAAATGCGACGTGCCCTGACGCATTGATGCGTGGATAAGCCGCGATCGCGCCCGTGCCCAAATTGATCACGCGGTAGGCAGCCGGCGATAGGCGCGCGCTGTCATTGGCATGGACCGACGCTGGTGCCGGCTGCGCCAGCGCGGGACTGGTTGCCGCGAGTACCAGCGACCCTGCCCGCAAGCCCATGCACGCCAGCCACCGCATGGCGCTGGCAACCGACACCACCTTCCCCCAAATCCAATGCATGATTTCTCCAGTCAATGTTAAGCAGCGCCAATCGGTCGAGACCGGCACCATCGGCGATAGCGGGCAGCGCGGCAATCATGCACCGCGCCGCGCACGCACGGTACGGCGCGCACCGGAATCTCGCGCTGGTTTGTGCGGCGCCAATGTCCGCGGCGGCGGTCAATTTTCTCCAGACACGAGGTGCACAGTTTGTGGAACCTCCCGCGGCGCAGGGAGTCCTACCAACACCTGCGGCCGTCGACACTGCCACCACCTTCTCCACTGGTATCCGCTGGTGTCCGCTGCTGTTTCACATTGCAATAGTGATCTGAAGGAGACCACGATGAAAATCTACGGCGCCGAGTTTCTCGGCACATTCTGGCTGGTGATGGGCGGGTGCGGCAGCGCGGTGCTGGCTGCCGCATTTCCCGAACTGGGCATCGGCCTGCACGGCGTCGCGCTCGCCTTTGGCTTGTCCGTGCTCACGATGGCATACGCGATCGGCCACATCTCGGGTTGCCACCTGAATCCGGCGGTCTCGATCGGCCTCTGGGCCGGGGGCCGCTTTCCCGCGCGAGAGCTGTTTCCTTATATCGTGGCGCAGGTCGCCGGCGGCATCCTCGCCGGCGGCGTGCTGTATGCGATTGCCAGCGGCGCCCCTGGCTTTGACAGCGCCAATGGCTTTGCTGCCAATGGCTACGGCGATCATTCGCCAGGCGGTTATTCGCTGCTGTCAGGGCTGTTGAGCGAAGTGGTCATGACCACGTTTTTCCTGCTGATTATCCTGGGAGTGACCGACCAGCGTGCTCCCAAAGGATTTGCGCCAGTGGCAATCGGTTTCGCGCTGACCCTGATTCACCTGATCAGCATTCCTGTGACCAACACGTCCGTCAATCCTGCGCGCAGCACGGCCGTTGCCGTGTTTGCCGGCGACTGGGCCGTGGGGCAGCTATGGCTGTTCTGGATCGCGCCTATCGCCGGCGCATTACTTGGCGCCGCGCTCTACCGTGTCATTGGCGCGCAGGCGCCGGTGTCGGAACCGGTCGACGCGCCCGCTTACGGCCATGTGGAGCGGCGCCAGCGGCAGGTACGGGGCAGCGGCGTCGGCCGCGAGCAAGCCCAGCATTGACGTTCGGGTACCTGATCGACCGGCGCGGCAGAACGCCGGACCACCGAACCGCGCCGTCTTTCGGCGGTGTGATTTGTTGTTTTTTCTGCACATTTTTTAATGTAATTGGTGCGCGCGCCAAGGGCGTAGCAGGCGCGCGTCGCAGGGGGCGCACACGATATGAGGCATTGTCTTACATGATTAAACCCACATCGCATTTACTGTTAGATTGTTAATACACCTTCACTCCCAACCCTTCTATCAGTGCTGCTATGAAAACCTTTCACTGCGACAAATGTTCGCATCAGATCTTCTTCGAAAACACCCTCTGCTTCAATTGCGAAAGCACCCTGGGCTACCAGCCTTCCCAGCGCTCCATCAACAGCTTCGAGCAGGCTGAAGACGGCCTGTGGCGTAGCCTGAACCGCAAGGATGAAGGCAAGCTCTACAAGCAGTGCAGCAATTATGTGCAGCACAATGTGTGCAACTGGATGCTGCCGGCCGACGATCCGCATGAGTTGTGCGAATCATGCCAGCTGACAGTGGTGATCCCGGCGCTGACGTCGGAAAAGAACCGCGTCCTGTGGTCGCGCCTCGAAACCGCCAAGCGTCGCCTGCTGTTCTCGCTGGCCCAGCTGAACCTGACCCCGGCCTCGAAAGAAATCCAGCCGGATACCGGCCTGGCCTTCCAGTTCCTCGAAGATGGCGTGACCGACCAGTGCGTGATGACCGGCCACGACAATGGCCTGATCACGCTGAACATCGCCGAAGCCGATCCGGCCGAGCGCGAGCGCACGCGCGAACAGATGCACGAACGTTACCGCACGCTGCTGGGTCACTTCCGTCACGAGAGCGGCCACTATTATTTCGACCGCCTGGTTGCCGATACACCATGGATCGACAGCTACCGCGCCCTGTTCGGCGACGAGCGCCAGGATTATGGCGACGCACTCAAGCGGCACTACGAGAACGGTCCGGTCGCCGACTGGGAAGAGCGCTTCGTCAGCAGCTACGCCGCATCGCACCCGTGGGAAGACTGGGCTGAAACCTGGGCCCACTACCTGCACATGATCGATACGCTGGAAACCGCTCACTCGTGCGGCCTGTCGCTCAAGCCGGCCAAGGCCGATGAGCCGGAACTGGACAAGATCACGCTGCCAACGAAATCCGGCGCGTTCGAAGAAACGCTGAGCGACTGGTTCGCGCTGACCTATGTGCTCAACAGTCTGAACCGCAGCATCGGCATGCCGGATTCGTATCCATTCAAGCTGAGCACGCCTGTGCTGGAAAAGCTGGAATTCGTGCACAAGGTCGTGCGTGATCAGATGGGCAAGCCGTCGCTGGCTGCGCAGGCAGCGCAGGCACCGGCGCCTGCGCCAGCACCGGCAGCACCTGCAGCACCGGCACCAGCTGCCGTCTGAGCTTGAGTAGCGTGGACGGGTTTCCCGTCCACGCGTTCAACAATCCTTGGCGCGCCACAAGATCACGGTACCTTGAACGCGTGGACGGCATAGCCGTCCACGCTACGGCCGGGATGACAAGACAGCAGCAGGTGTCAACCCGGCGCGCCCTCCAGCAACGCCACCGTCACCTGCATCTCATGCAGCGCCAGCGCCGGCCCGAACTGCGTGAAGATCGCCACATCGGCTGCATCGCGCCCATACCCTATCGTCACGCGGCCGCCTCGCGGCCCATCCTGGCTCGCATCGAACGTGTACCAGCGCCCGCCCACATACGCCTCGAACCACGCATGCAGGTCCATCGGCACCAGCCCGTGCAGATAACCGGCGACGATCCGCGCCGGAATGCTCAGCGCGCGGCACAGCGCAATGCCCAGATGCGCCAGGTCGCGGCACACGCCTTCGCGGTATTCATTGACCTCGGTTGCCGCCATCTGGGTGTGATTCGACGCCGGATTGAACCGCACCTCGCGCCGGATCCAGTCGCTGATGCAGGCCACCTGGTCGTAGCCTGGCGCGACGCCGGCCACGATCGCGCTGGCCATCTCGGCAAACCGGTCGGATTCGCAATAGCGGCTCGGTAGCAGATAGAGCAGCACGTCCACCGGCAAGGTTGGCACCTCGTCGAACGGCGCACCTGGCGCGACATTGATGACCTGGTCGGTCAGCACGTCGGCCGAGGTCTGGATCGAAAATTCGCCGGGCGGCGCCGTCAGCCGCTGGCACAGGTTGCCGTAGGCATCCGTATATTCAAGCACTTGCACGCTCGGGGTGAGCGTATAGGATTCGCGCGCCACCCATTGCTGCGCACCGCTGCGCGGACGCAGCATCAGGATGAATGGCGTAGGGTATTCGACGGTGAAACTGAGCTTGCACCCGGTTCGCAACCACATTGCTGGCCCGCCTTCCTTCGTTAAAGTGAGCGCACCATCATGACGCAGGCTGGCCATGACGGTGCGCCGCGCCATTGTTTGGTGCGCGAGTTGTTCAACGCGTCTGCGACTGGGTCTGCGTCTGCGACGAGGTTTGCGACGATGTTTGCGACTGCGTCTGCGACTGGGTGGGCACCGGCACAGGCACCGGTACAACCTCCGGCAACTCCGGCGCCACCGGCAGCAGGAAGTCACGTCCAATGCCGTTACCCAGCTCGCCAATGCAGGCCAGGAACTTCGTCAAGAACTCGTGCAGGCCTTCATCGAGGATCTCGTTGATCTCGGCCGACTTGAGCGACGCATGCAGCTTTTCCGCCAGCCGCTCGGTGTCGTGCGATAGCTCGTTGCGCACATCCTGCAGCACGGCCACGACGGCGGCCATGCAGGCCACCAGCGAGCGCGGCATCTTGCCCTGCAGGATCAACAGCTCGGCCACGCGCGTCGGCGTGATCGCGTGGCGGTACACCTTGCGATAGGTTTCGAACGCAGATACCGAGCGCAGCAGCGCCGCCAGGTAATAGTATTCGCCCTGCGCGCCTTCCTGGATCGTGTCCGATGCCAGAAACCTGAACTTCACGTCGAGGATCCGCGCCGTGTTGTCGGCCCGTTCCAGAAAGGTGCCCAGGCGGATGAAGTTGAACGCTTCATCCTGGAACATCGTGCCCAGCGTGACGCCGCGCGACAGGTGCGAGCGGTACTTGACCCATTCCAGGAACTGGCCGGGATCGCGTTCGAACATGCGCTCGCTCAGGTGCTTTTGCAGCACGAGCCAGGTGGTGTTCTCGGTTTCCCAGACTTCGGTGGTCAAGGTGCCGCGCACGGCGCGGGCATTCTCGCGCGCGGCGCGCAGGCAGCTGGCGATCGACGACGGGTTGTCCGGGTCGCGCACCATGAAGTCGAGCACGTTCTTCTGCGTCAGTGCGTCGTACTTGGCGTCGAACTGGGCTTCGAGTTCGGACACGCTCAGCATCGTGCGCCAGCCCTGCTGCTCGGCCTGGACCGATTGCGGCATCAGAGAATACTGGACGCGCACGTCGAGCATGCGCGCCGTGTTTTCGGCCCGCTCGGTGTAGCGGGCCATCCAGAACAAATGATCTGCGGTGCGGCTCAACATGCTAGTTCTCCAGTATCCAGGTGTCCTTGGTGCCGCCGCCCTGCGACGAATTGACCACCAGGGAGCCTTCTTGCAACGCCACGCGGGTCAGTCCGCCCGGCACCATCGACACGGTCTTGCCCGACAACACGAACGGGCGCAGATCGATATGGCGCGGCGCGATGCCCGATTCGACATAGGTCGGGCACGCCGACAACGCCAGCGTCGGCTGGGCGATGTAGCCGTCCGGATTGGCCAGCACGCGGCGGCGGAAGTCTTCGATCTCGGCCGTCGTCGAGGCGGGTCCGACCAGCATCCCGTAGCCGCCGGCCCCGTGCACTTCCTTGACCACCAGTTGCGGCAAGTTCGCCAGCGTGTAGTCCAGGTGCTCTTTTTTGCGGCATTGGTAGGTCGGCACGTTGTTCAGGATCGGCTTTTCGCCGAGATAGAACTCGATCATGTCCGGCACGAACGGGTAGATCGACTTGTCGTCGGCCACGCCGGTACCGATGGCATTGGCCAGGCCGACGCGGCCGGCGCGCACGGCGTCGAGCAGGCCCGGCACGCCCAGCGTGGATTCGGGGCGGAACGCGCGTGGATCGAGGTAATCGTCGTCGATGCGGCGATAGATGACATCGACCTGCTTCGGGCCGCGCGTCGTGCGCATGTAGACGGTGTCGTTGCTGACATACAGGTCTTGCCCCTGCACCAGCGCCACGCCCATTTGCTGGGCCAGGAACGCGTGCTCGAAGTAGGCCGAATTGTGCATGCCGGGCGTGAGCACGACCACGGTCGGATCGTCGCCGCCATGCGGCGCCACGGTGCGCAGATTGTCGAGCAACAGGTCGGGATAATGGTCGACCGGCGCCACGCGGTTGCGGGCGAACAGCGCCGGGAACAGCCGCATCATCATCTTGCGGTTTTCCAGCATGTACGACACGCCCGACGGCACGCGCAGATTGTCTTCCAGGACGTAGAACTCGCCTTCGCCGGCGCGCACGATGTCGACGCCGGCAATGTGGGCGTAGATGTCCAAGGGCACCTTGACGCCTTGCATGGCCGGCCGGTACTGCGCGTTATTCAGGATCTGTTCGGCGGGAATGACGCCCGCCTTCAGGATGTTCTGGTCGTGGTACACATCGTGCAGGAAGCGGTTCAGCGCAGTCACGCGCTGCACCAGGCCGGCCTGCAGTTTGGCCCACTCGGCGGCGTTGATCACGCGCGGAATGATGTCGAATGGGATCAGCCGTTCCTTGCCGGCGTTGTCGCCGTACACAGCAAACGTGATCCCCACGCGTTGGAAGTTCAGCTCGGCTTCCGCCCGCTTCTGCTCGATCAGATGCGGGGGTTGCTGGCCGAGCCAATCCGCGAATGCCTGGTAATGAGGCCGCACAGTTGCCTCATTGGAATACATTTCATCGTAAAAGTTCGACATCATTGCCTCCTGTGCCAGAATACTAACAAGAAACGTGCCAGCCACCCCGTCCGACTCGCAAGTCAAACGAACGCAGGTATGAATCATGCTTAAATGCTCCTATCTTGCGCTTACTCAGCCCCCTGCTCAGTTGTGCGCAAATTAATACGACCAAATTCAGAGCGCCGGCATCGATCGCGCCCCAATCGAAAGGCACCACCGCATGGCTATCCGCGTTGCGCTTCATCACAAGACCAGCTACCGTTACGACCGCCTGGTCAATCTGTCACCGCATGAAGTGCGCCTGCGTCCGGCGCCACATGCGCGTACACCGATCCTGTCGTATTCACTGACCGTCCTGCCGAAAGAGCATTTCATCAACTGGCAGCAAGACCCGTACGGCAATTACATCGGCCGCTTCGTGTTCCCCGAACAAACCGACGTGCTCGAGTTCACGGTCGACCTCGTGGCGGACATGACGGTGATTAACCCGTTCGACTTCTTCGTCGAAAAATATGCCGAGACGTTCCCGTTCGCCTACCCGGACCTGCTGCAGTCGGAACTGAGCCCGTACACCAAGTCGCAAGAGCCAGGCCCACTGCTGACAGAGTGGGTTGCCAGCGCGCGGCGCGAACTGCTGGCCCAGCCGATGGGCACGAACGACTTCCTGGTGGCCATCAACCAGCGCCTGCAGCGCGACATCGCGTACCTGCTGCGGATGGAGCCGGGCGTGCAGGAGCCGGAAGACACGTTGCAGCTACGCTCCGGCTCATGCCGCGATACCGGCTGGCTGCTGGTGCAGATCCTGCGCGCGATGGGCCTGGCAGCGCGCTTCGTGTCGGGTTACCTGATCCAGCTCACCGCCGACCAGGAAGCGCTGGACGGCCCGAGCGGCACCACCGTCGACTTCACCGACCTGCACGCCTGGACCGAGGTGTATGTGCCGGGCGCCGGCTGGATTGGCCTCGACCCGACCTCGGGCATGCTGGCCAGCGAAGGCCATATTCCGCTGGCCTGCACGGCGATGCCGTCGTCGGCCGCACCGGTCACGGGCTTTACGGACAAGGCCGAGGTCACGTTCGTCCACGAAATGACGATCACGCGCATCCACGAAGACCCGCGCGTGACCAAGCCGTACACGGAACACGACTGGGACAAGATCAATCGCCTGGGCCAGCAGGTCGATTCTGACCTGGTGAACCAGGACGTGCGCCTGACGCAGGGCGGTGAGCCCACTTTTGTCTCGATCGACGACATGGACGGCGCCGAATGGAACACGCTGGCACACGGCGACAAGAAGCGCGAGCTGGCGGGCAACCTGATGCACCGCCTGAAGAACCATTTTGCACCGGGCGGCATGATTCATTACGGCCAGGGCAAGTGGTATCCGGGCGAGCCGCTGCCACGCTGGGCGCTGAACATCTTCTGGCGCGTCGACGGCCAGCCGATGTGGTTCGATCCGTCGCTGTTCTCGGACGAGCACATCGACGATGGCTACGGCAGCGAGGACGCTGGCCGCTTTGCTGCGGAGCTGGTCAAATCGCTCGGCCTGCCGGCCGGCAGCGCTATTCCCGCCTACGAAGACGTGCTGCTGCAAGCCCAGCGCGAGCAGGCGCTGCCGCGCAATCTCGATCCGCTGGACGCCGACCTGAAAGCACCGGAAGAGCGCCGCCGCCTGGCGCGCCTGCTCGAACGGGGCCTGGGCCAGGTGGCCGGCTACGTGCTGCCACTGAAAGCGCGCGAACACGATCCGTCCGTCATGCTCGGCACCAGCTGGCGCACGTCGCCGTGGCCACTCAAGCGCGAAAACCTGTACCTGATCGAGGGCGATTCGCCGATCGGCCTGCGCCTGCCGCTGGCCACGCTGCCGTGGGTGCTGCCCGAAGAGCGCGATCCCGATTTCGATGTCGACCCGTTCGCGCCGCGCGGCCCGCTCCCCGTTGGCAAGAAAGACAGGCGCCCGGTCCTGAGCGTGGCGCCCGGCAAATCGTCGAACAAGACGGCGCCTGTCGCAACTGACCCGGAAGCGCGCGAAGTCATCCACACCGCGCTGTGCCTCGAAGTGCGTGCGGGCCGCCTGTACATCTTCATGCCACCGCAAAAGCGCATCGAGGATTACCTGGCGCTCGTCACGGCGGTCGAGAACACGGCCGCCAAGCTGAAGATGAAGCTGCGCATCGAGGGTTACGCACCGCCGCGCGACCCGCGCATCAAGCTGCTCAGCGTCACGCCCGACCCGGGTGTCATCGAGGTCAATATTCATCCAGCGGCAAGCTGGCATGAGCTGGTCCACAACATGACGACGCTGTACCAGGAAGCGCGCCTGACGCGCCTGGGCACCGAGAAATTCATGCTCGACGGCCGCCACACCGGCACGGGCGGCGGCAACCACGCGACGCTGGGCGGCGCCACGGTCGAAGACAGCCCGATGCTGCGCCGGCCCGACCTGCTGAAAAGCCTGATCACGTACTGGCAAATCCACCCTGCCCTCTCGTACCTGTTCTCGGGCACCTTCATTGGCCCGACCAGCCAGGCGCCGCGCGTGGATGAAGCGCGCGACGATAACCTGTACGAACTGGCGATCGCCTTCCAGCAAATGGACAAGGTGCTGCCGACCATGCATCCCGGCGACAAGCCGTGGATGGTCGACCGCCTGCTGCGCAATATGCTGGTCGACCTGACGGGTAACACGCACCGTTCGGAGTTCTCGATCGACAAGCTGTACTCGCCGGACGGCCCGACCGGCCGCCTGGGACTGGTGGAATTCCGCGCGTTTGAAATGCCGCCGCACGAGCGCATGAGCCTGTTGCAAATGCTGCTGCTGCGCGCACTGGTCGCGCGCTTCTGGCGCCAGCCGCTGCAGGCCAAGCTCGTACACTGGGGCACGGCGCTGCACGACCGCTGGATGCTGCCGCATTTCGTCGCGCAGGATATCCGCGACGTGGCGAAGGACCTGCGCGCAGCCGGCTATGCGTTCGAGGACCACTGGTTCGAGCCGTTCATCGAATTCCGCTTCCCGCGCTTTGGCACCGTCGTCTACGAAGGCGTCGAGATGGAACTGCGCCAGGCGATCGAGCCGTGGAACGTGCTGGGCGAAGAAGTCAGCGCCGGCGGCACCGCGCGCTACGTCGATTCGTCGGTCGAGCGCATGCAGCTGCTGGTGCGCGGCCTGACCGACGGGCGCCACGTGGTGGCCTGCAATGGCCGCATGCTGCCGCTGCATCCGAC
This window of the Oxalobacteraceae sp. CFBP 8761 genome carries:
- a CDS encoding alpha-E domain-containing protein — its product is MLSRTADHLFWMARYTERAENTARMLDVRVQYSLMPQSVQAEQQGWRTMLSVSELEAQFDAKYDALTQKNVLDFMVRDPDNPSSIASCLRAARENARAVRGTLTTEVWETENTTWLVLQKHLSERMFERDPGQFLEWVKYRSHLSRGVTLGTMFQDEAFNFIRLGTFLERADNTARILDVKFRFLASDTIQEGAQGEYYYLAALLRSVSAFETYRKVYRHAITPTRVAELLILQGKMPRSLVACMAAVVAVLQDVRNELSHDTERLAEKLHASLKSAEINEILDEGLHEFLTKFLACIGELGNGIGRDFLLPVAPELPEVVPVPVPVPTQSQTQSQTSSQTSSQTQTQSQTR
- a CDS encoding DUF2256 domain-containing protein codes for the protein MRKKSELPTKICAHCALPFAWRKKWERDWEQVKYCSERCRRAAPPGRSPPHSD
- a CDS encoding putative zinc-binding peptidase yields the protein MKTFHCDKCSHQIFFENTLCFNCESTLGYQPSQRSINSFEQAEDGLWRSLNRKDEGKLYKQCSNYVQHNVCNWMLPADDPHELCESCQLTVVIPALTSEKNRVLWSRLETAKRRLLFSLAQLNLTPASKEIQPDTGLAFQFLEDGVTDQCVMTGHDNGLITLNIAEADPAERERTREQMHERYRTLLGHFRHESGHYYFDRLVADTPWIDSYRALFGDERQDYGDALKRHYENGPVADWEERFVSSYAASHPWEDWAETWAHYLHMIDTLETAHSCGLSLKPAKADEPELDKITLPTKSGAFEETLSDWFALTYVLNSLNRSIGMPDSYPFKLSTPVLEKLEFVHKVVRDQMGKPSLAAQAAQAPAPAPAPAAPAAPAPAAV
- a CDS encoding circularly permuted type 2 ATP-grasp protein, producing MSNFYDEMYSNEATVRPHYQAFADWLGQQPPHLIEQKRAEAELNFQRVGITFAVYGDNAGKERLIPFDIIPRVINAAEWAKLQAGLVQRVTALNRFLHDVYHDQNILKAGVIPAEQILNNAQYRPAMQGVKVPLDIYAHIAGVDIVRAGEGEFYVLEDNLRVPSGVSYMLENRKMMMRLFPALFARNRVAPVDHYPDLLLDNLRTVAPHGGDDPTVVVLTPGMHNSAYFEHAFLAQQMGVALVQGQDLYVSNDTVYMRTTRGPKQVDVIYRRIDDDYLDPRAFRPESTLGVPGLLDAVRAGRVGLANAIGTGVADDKSIYPFVPDMIEFYLGEKPILNNVPTYQCRKKEHLDYTLANLPQLVVKEVHGAGGYGMLVGPASTTAEIEDFRRRVLANPDGYIAQPTLALSACPTYVESGIAPRHIDLRPFVLSGKTVSMVPGGLTRVALQEGSLVVNSSQGGGTKDTWILEN
- a CDS encoding toxic anion resistance protein, producing the protein MKPLFSAEEEANAASAVPGAVPTAVPATPSLPPLFSPAGTDALPALRPEASAAPLVRVDISGIDDKAIEALGGATGASVAKVSAKLLGTVRASDADVFGAQLNELIATAKGLDPAKLRSGGLMARVTGMFGSVKEKMLSQYQVVESRMDTLVTEMTRHANVHRGRISDFDEMYKGLEIYYQGLDADVKKGEAWAAKLQQAVAQQAAPANAFEAQQATELRRRLERLEKRIDDLRRAMLMATQMVPQIRLSQDNARALTDTFTDIVNVSIPAWRNVFSLYLLQLEAKQSAAVANAAYDATDAAFRTQADMLLENTETVARVKQRSIVSLETAQHVQTQLMTAFDKLEQISNEGQQRRKDELPKLQELERELITRFSSASTPGAQ
- a CDS encoding transglutaminase family protein — encoded protein: MWLRTGCKLSFTVEYPTPFILMLRPRSGAQQWVARESYTLTPSVQVLEYTDAYGNLCQRLTAPPGEFSIQTSADVLTDQVINVAPGAPFDEVPTLPVDVLLYLLPSRYCESDRFAEMASAIVAGVAPGYDQVACISDWIRREVRFNPASNHTQMAATEVNEYREGVCRDLAHLGIALCRALSIPARIVAGYLHGLVPMDLHAWFEAYVGGRWYTFDASQDGPRGGRVTIGYGRDAADVAIFTQFGPALALHEMQVTVALLEGAPG
- the aqpZ gene encoding aquaporin Z produces the protein MKIYGAEFLGTFWLVMGGCGSAVLAAAFPELGIGLHGVALAFGLSVLTMAYAIGHISGCHLNPAVSIGLWAGGRFPARELFPYIVAQVAGGILAGGVLYAIASGAPGFDSANGFAANGYGDHSPGGYSLLSGLLSEVVMTTFFLLIILGVTDQRAPKGFAPVAIGFALTLIHLISIPVTNTSVNPARSTAVAVFAGDWAVGQLWLFWIAPIAGALLGAALYRVIGAQAPVSEPVDAPAYGHVERRQRQVRGSGVGREQAQH